The following is a genomic window from Fusarium oxysporum Fo47 chromosome IV, complete sequence.
GATATGAACGGAGTCTGCAACACGATTTACCTTTCCTGGCCGATTCTAGTTCAGGGGCACGCATCTAAGGCCCCATGTTGCGTGTTACGCTGGTCGGGCCCCTCAGCCAATAACTCGACTCTAAACGGGGGAACTGCAAAAGTTGAATGATTTGGTGGATACAGCGCCTCAAAGGTCTCGCGATTCGATCTTTGATATAGCCATTGGATATCTCATCGGGGGAGGATTGCAGCTATCGACGTAGACCTGAGGAATGCTGAAGGATCATAGGTCTCAGCCATAAAGACACAACCCTACCAAGGCTGCAAAGGCAAGGGTCCTGCAGAATGCACGGCTCATCAACTGGACCAGCGTCCGGGAAGAAGCAATTCCATTCAGCTGGAGACCTTCGGGAATTGCTGCCCACTCAATATCAAACTCAAAAAACTCAATCGCTGACCGACATTCCTGTTGAGTCTCTCCCACGGTAATAACTCGAAGAAGAATTTCTTGGGTTATGCTTGTTCAGGGGCTTGACCCTCATGGCCTCGTATCAGATATACAAGAGCAATTAACCTCCACTCGAAATCATGAATTTCCTGTTATCGGCAGTTTAATAGAGTTCAGTGGCAAGCGCTAAAGGCTTTGTCCGTTGTCAAGCTGTGAATCTGACGGGAGCTTCCGTTTACAGTAAACAACTTCATCTCATATCTGATAAATGATACACGAGATAACAGGCTGAATCTCTGCGACAGCTGGATGTATGCATCCGTAACTGAATCATGGAGTATGCTTGGAGTCTTAAAACTGCTGAGAAAGATGTGATATCTGTccccatctcaagatcaaaacGCCACAGGAGACTTTCCGGGACAAATCACAAGAACGCAACGTGGAGCTATTTTAGGCacattcttctcatcttcactAATCCTTCCCAAGTCACTTACTCTTTGTGGAGTCTGGAGTTGTCTTATGAGCCAAGCCACATGCTTAACTAGAGCTGCGCCATCTACTATGGCTTCCATCAGCAGACGAACATAGCACCAGATACCACAACCTCCGAATATCTCGGAGAGTGAATACACGGAGTAATAACAAAGTTAAGATTTAAGATTGGCGACATCTGCAAGATTCTGAAAGCgtaattttatataaatttcCCAAGTGAAGCTTTTCATGGCGATGACTGCCCAATCAGGCAAaacctccatctcatcataaGCCACGTCCCTTTCGGCTGGGAAAAATATCATCACCTCAGCTACAGCTGAACGCACGCAGGGTCCTACACCCAACACAACATAATCGTCATTCGTTTCTCCTTACACcgaaataaaaataaaaatggCCCCCAAGAACCCCTTTAGGTTCGGCCACGATCTCTGGGATCCTTCCAATCGCTTCGAAACATCCTGGCTCTTGAGCCCGTGGCTTCTCTTCGCCTTCCGTGCTGTCATCAGCATATACGCTTTCGTTACGCgattcttcatcatcggGTGGCAATGCACGCACGAAGAACTCGGCGGTTGTAGGGATGTTGGCAGGTCCTTCAGCTACTTCACCATCTTGACGTACTGGGGCATCGCTTTCTACTTTGCTGTCGCGGCGGTTCATACCGCCACGTACGCACTTCGAGGCCGGTCATTGCTCGATGGTCTCCCGCGACCGCTGCAGGCGCTTCATGCGCTGTTCTACTCGACCATCGTCACGTACCCGTTCCTCGTGACGATCGTCTATTGGGTCGTTTTGTATAAAGGGCCTTGGTTCCCTGAGGAGTTCAACGCCTGGAGCAACATCAGCCAGCATGGCTTGAACAGCCTGTTTGCACTTTTCGAAATTATCATCCCCCGAACGAACCCCCCTCAATGGGTGCACATCGCGTGGTTGATCTTCATTCTTGCGCTGTACCTTGCCCTTGCGTACCTCACCCACGCGACGCAGGGGTTCTACGTATACAACTTCCTGGATTATCAAGATGTGGGTGGACGAGGCATTGTTGCAGGATACATTCTGGGCATAGCGGTCGGAATTGTCATCATCTTTTGCATTGTCTGGGGTATCATCTGGGTTCGACGATGGTTGACGGAGACGAAGCTTGGTATGGATGGCAAGTTTGCACAGCAGCCGGCCGACACCAACGATATTGAGCTGGCTTCTTCTGGTAACAAGTACGCTATTGGAAACCACCCCGAAGCACAGGACAGGGTGTATTGAGCTTGTCTATCATAATTGTTGGGAACATGGAGTGTTGGAGAGCCATGTAAGGCGTTATATGTGGGCATTTTCTAATTAACCAGAGCGACCTTCAAGGATACCCTTTACCAGAACATGCGATATCACAAAGCGGTGTTAGTTAGTAATAGTTAATGACTTTAATAAAACCCTCACAAGATATGCGAGACACGAAGCAAATTGTGCATGATCAGGTCCGACCTAAACAGTATTTTGAGCCTCATGTTTTCTTACTCATAGCCATCCAAATAATTCACTATCTTTGAGCCCTATGCTAGTAATAGTATCACAGTATATGTACAACGCCCATGCATCCGTCACGCCGTTACTTCTGAAAAAACTCCGTCTAGCACTTAACCAAAATACCACGTCGCTTCTCGGACTCACGAATCTCAAACATGACCTGGATGCCAACGAACAAACAAGAGCACGCTGTAACAAGGAAAATAAGCCCTGTTTGTGTTTGTGTTAGTGATGTGCTTCCACAGAGTCTCGATGTGCCACATACCTGACCAGTCATGCAAAATGCTCTGGATGATGCTCTGCAAACCGTCCAGCCCAACAGCAAAGCCAACCAAGTTGGCTGAAATCATCATGAGCACGTTACCCACGCTGCCTACACAGCAGAGCATACGGTATGCTGTTGGTCGGTCCTCCCACTTGCTCTTGGGGAAGATTGCCGCCGCAGTCCACTCCGGTATCATGAACAGAACAATCAGCCAGCCCCAGATCAGTAGGCGGAGCTGAATGTCGTGCCAAAGTGCCACGAACGTGAATACAAGCAGGAATGTCACAATGGACCGCACAGTGGACCGCCAGTTACGGAACGATGAGCCGCCTAAGGGAATGTAGATGTACCTGATCAACCAGCGGTTATACGAACGGTGCCATGCTCTCCAGAAGAGCTGTGTGCTGTAGTTGTTGCTCACACAACGAACCATGTTTTCAGGCGGATCAATCCCATCAACCAATGACCAAAGTCGGAACATACGCCAAGGGATCAGAAGCTTCAGCCAGATGATATGGAGGTTCATGAAGGACAGCATTGACAATTGTGCTGCCGTATACGAACTCCAATCAGGCTTTCCCTTGCTGATCGCACCAACCCAGTCATAATGCAGAATGACCTCCATTGACAGCAAAACCAAGAGGAAGCGGATGCCATATCGGATTGTTCGGCTTGTTTCGATGCTGGCAGCTCGGTACTTCGACTGTGAGATGTAGTCATTGAATGTGAGGATAGGTCCTGTCAAGTAGAGCGGCGCATAGATGGCATATGCCACATAGTTACGGAAGGTGAAGTCTCGAGGCTCTGCAGAGATGCTGACGCGATCTCTCTCGGAGAGGTTTGCTGGGTCCAATTGCTTCTTCTATAAGCATCAGAGCATGATCAGAAATAATTCCCAACTCCTAAGCAATATGACGACTTACCTCGAGCGCATTAGAGTTGCCACGATCAATACTCCAGTAGTAGTccaagttgaagctgataAGACGTAGaatggtgatgttgaagagaacCTCCCAGCGTGCTAAAATTCCCTGGAATGTGCCATCCATGCGAGCTCCCAAGTTCATCAAATCCGAGTTGAGGAGTCTCATCTTGTTCTTATACAGACCCATTTGTGGGGGTGAAATGAAGCTAAATAGAACTCGGAACCGCCATCCTTCAGTCAATTCGTTGGCGAACAGGATCGCAATGTTGAAGATCCAAGTAGCAGCCGGAACATATCGTCGAGGAAGCTTGGTCGCAAGCTGGAAATTGGtccagaggatgaagaagatcttgaacgCAGAAAGTCCGTGTAGAGCGAACAAGAATATGAATGCGAATAAGAAATCGAATGATGCTCGCTGGTCTAATCGGTTGCGTCCTCCCTGGCTTCGCTCAGGCAATGGCTTGTACTTGTTCCAAAGCTTCCTCAGCAGCGGgtggaaaagaagaagagagccCATGTAAGGCATATTCTCGCGGAACACACCATATTGCGCATCGGAAACGTCGATCTGTCGTCCAGGAATCCAGCCCGGGGATAGCCATCGCTTAAATTTGGGGTATCGAGGATCAGTTTCTGGTCTTTGTTAGCTTGGGGTCGCACAAAAAGTAGCGGTAGAGATATACCTCGAGAGACATCGTATGTGATCCAGAACATGTAGGGAATGGCCACAGCAAAGACGACATAGTAAAGGTAGAACTCGGGCGTCTTCCATTTCGACGGTTGCGCTCTGCTCCGCTCCTTCGCTGCAGAGTCCTTTTTTATGCTCGGATCTAATCGCGCTTCGATAACGTTCTGGTAGGGGGTAGAAGAGGCCGTAGTGAATCGTGTGTCGAGAGTATCATGGTCGTAAAGACTGCTCAAGAAAGCTAGAGGACCCATGATGGTGGCTGTTCAGGGTCAATGCAACGAACTGCTTAGCGCATGGCGGAATACGTAGAAGAAGAGTAATTGCAACAAAGCGACAGAAATGAATTGATGCGAAAAAGTGAGCGCGAGAAGAGATAAAAGCAAGTCGCACGTCTAGAGAAATTGATGCAGTCGTGGCCTTCGTGGGGTGCGTAACATGGAGCTAGTGGTGTTGAGAAAAAGGGACCTCCCACCGATCCGAGGCACGGTTCAAGGTGGGCTGCTCTCCACTCAGTGGCTGCAGGGGGTTGGAGCTCCAAGGGGCGGCCCTTGAAAAACGAAATAGGGAGACTGTCACTCGTCCGCTTGGCATTTGAGTGGGGACTTGATCTAACATTAGAACTCGGTTTAATATAAAACTGAATCTAGACGACGTTTGAAGATgaaaataattatattactacATTCGTCGTTGTTCATAAGCAGTATCGTGACGGTGTTTGGACGAGGATTATTATTCAAGATTGGGAGCAAGTTTAGGGTAGGCGGCTCGAAAAAAGGCAACCATCTGGGAGCTGAATGTTGCAGGCCACAATGGCACAATGCAAGCTCATGAATATGTCTGACTACAAACATGCTGCCACAAAAGCAGTGATACTGTCTTTAGTGTAAGGGAAAGATATGATTTTTTGGTCTTCATTCTGTAGTTCTGCGTCTCCTGTGTTTTCAATTCACGATCAAGTATCCAGTTATCTCAGGAGCTGCACTTTGCAAACAGCCCCAACCAACAAGCATTTATGTATACACAGTTTTTCTATAACGAGTTCACCGATGTATCACTGAAATTGATGCACATTGGATTTCAATCATGGTGTTTGGCTATTACGATAAATTCACCTGGGAGTTTATCCGTCAGAGGATTCGAATATCTGAACTATTACCAATTTGAATTAAGGAAGGCAATCATCCTGAAGATATGCTGTAAGAACTGTAGGAAGATCGCCCTAGGACTTACTAAACTGTACGGAAGGTTGCCACAGCTATTCTGCTCTGGCTGACGTAGTTGCTGATGCCTATACTGAGCCTCCGGCCCACGATAAAGTCAGAGTCTAGGACTATGATATTGAATTACACGACACGATTAGTATGCTAGAGCAACACACAAACCGTCACACTCGGAACTTTAGCATGGTACGATGGGTTAGAATACTAGAGTGCAGCTTGAAAATGACTCTGGCAAACTTCCATGCCCATCATGTGCCAACTGGCAAATCACAACATTTAGTAACGATCAGCAAGGAGATAAAGGAAGAGAGCATAGAGTTGAGGCTCTTCTTGGGGTTATAAGTATGTGTTGATCTGGTTGCTGGACTAGCCTTCCGTTGTTATcatttaatagtaaattgAAACTTATTGAATAAATCCcatctcaactcaactcacAAGACACTCAAACATCTCATCCCTATCCTCGCCTCAGGAAACCGAAACCACTCGCCTCTACATCTCGAGGCCACTTAGTGGTTCGAAGTATCTGAAGATCATCTTAGGTTCCTTAAGGAAGAGTTCAGGGCGAGACCTAACGTCTCTTTCACTAACGTGTCTAATCTTGGTAAGGCCACCCATTTCCTCATCTCTGTTCCTCCCCTTCTTCCCTTCACATCTTGAGACTATTCATTTCAACATCCCGGGACCAATCATCTCATGATATCGAAACCACTTGTTTCATTATCCCCAAACTAACCATCTCAACTCACCAGAGAGCCATCCTCGCTTCAGCATTCCAAAACCAGCCATCTCATCAGTCCCTGACCCCCTTATTCAGAATGTGCAACTGGAACATCTATCTCTGGAAGTGCAACTGCTGGACCCTAGCCATCAAAGAGCCCTGCCACTTTCGCCGCCAGCAGAAAACAGCCAACTGCAACCAGATCCAACAGGTCAAGAAAGAATGGGTTCACATTCAGGATAAACCATGCGTGAACCACCGAGCGAACGCAAGTCTCTATGTCAATGGGCCGACTGCGAAGTGGGAGGATATAGAATCCACTGCTTATCAGAGTGCGAAGAGTCTTGCTGAAAGGGGAGAGTTTCCCGACTTTGTTGAATAGAGCGGTTACTTGGCTAGTTATCTGATATATGGTCGGCCCATTCTTGGGCTTTTGTGAAAGAAAGGTTGGCTATGTTTTTGCCATGATGGAATGGGATTAgtattaatatctttattattatcaTTAATCCATAGACCTTTCCTCCGCTCTTGAATACTTACTATGGTATAATTTCGTCCTAGCATGGAAGTATTCATCCCCTCGGAGTCTGATTCTCCAATTTCTTCCGTATCTCCTCATTAATGCTCTGCATAGCCTTCACCAAAGGCATAACATCCCTATTCCCTCGACACAGTAAGGTCGATTGATCGCTCAGCCGTTCAAGTGCTTTGATATCTGCCATATAAGAGCGAGGATCTTCAGCTCGCAGTATCGTATTAGCCAGATAGGCAAACGCGACGAAGCATCTGTATGCACCGAACAACGCTGTCATTGTTACTCCGTAAGGGTATATCACCAGTAACCGATTGAGAGCTGCGATTAGACGGCGAGCTGCGTCTTCCACTATGGGAGAGTCTGGAATGTCCAAATCTGTTGTTGGAggtcttggagaagttgagtTGAGGAGAGCCATCTTACGAAACATGTAGATGATGGAAGTGTAGCCTGTC
Proteins encoded in this region:
- a CDS encoding MBOAT, membrane-bound O-acyltransferase family-domain-containing protein, translated to MGPLAFLSSLYDHDTLDTRFTTASSTPYQNVIEARLDPSIKKDSAAKERSRAQPSKWKTPEFYLYYVVFAVAIPYMFWITYDVSRETDPRYPKFKRWLSPGWIPGRQIDVSDAQYGVFRENMPYMGSLLLFHPLLRKLWNKYKPLPERSQGGRNRLDQRASFDFLFAFIFLFALHGLSAFKIFFILWTNFQLATKLPRRYVPAATWIFNIAILFANELTEGWRFRVLFSFISPPQMGLYKNKMRLLNSDLMNLGARMDGTFQGILARWEVLFNITILRLISFNLDYYWSIDRGNSNALEKKQLDPANLSERDRVSISAEPRDFTFRNYVAYAIYAPLYLTGPILTFNDYISQSKYRAASIETSRTIRYGIRFLLVLLSMEVILHYDWVGAISKGKPDWSSYTAAQLSMLSFMNLHIIWLKLLIPWRMFRLWSLVDGIDPPENMVRCVSNNYSTQLFWRAWHRSYNRWLIRYIYIPLGGSSFRNWRSTVRSIVTFLLVFTFVALWHDIQLRLLIWGWLIVLFMIPEWTAAAIFPKSKWEDRPTAYRMLCCVGSVGNVLMMISANLVGFAVGLDGLQSIIQSILHDWSGLIFLVTACSCLFVGIQVMFEIRESEKRRGILVKC